The sequence below is a genomic window from Echeneis naucrates chromosome 13, fEcheNa1.1, whole genome shotgun sequence.
CTATCTCAAATGTCACATGTTTCATGAGTGCAACCAATGGAAATGTTTGGGAGGTTTTGCTTTGCCGGCTGCCTGCACAGGGTCACGACGAGGTTGCAGACGGTCCTGGATGCAGCGCCTGAGGGTTATGTGTCTGTCTTAAGCACTTCAGGGATCAGTTCAGTTTGAAATACATTGGCTGGGACTTTCAGCTCATGCCTGTCTTCTTTAAGTAGTCAGGCCCAACGGGATGTGCACAGAAACTATGGGTGCAAGGGTCTCACAGTAGTGACACACAAAGCGTTGTTCCAACACATCTTTGTAACTGTGGAACTAGTAACCGAGCGTTGGCAGCTCAAACTGTCGCTCAGGAGTGACCAGATACAGCATGACCTTTGAATTCTAATTTAGCCACAGGCAGGCATGTGGCAGTAATGAAGATGTAGCACGAACTCCACTTGTTATCAGAATCAATTCCCCCTGCCCCCAAAACGGAAGAGAAGATAAGTATATCAATTAATTTGttgtagatagatagattgatcAAGATAATTGCATCCTCCATATTCAgtgatttaatgatttaatcaGCAGGTTATAGCTCCCTCATGTAAATGAGGCCTGTGATAATAAATTTAAGCTATTTTCTTAACCTgtttactaaaataaaatatcactgAATTCAATTTCACTTGAAATAATTCATCTGTCCCAGCATTTAAATCAACCTAATTTACTACAGAACTGTACACCGGCCACTTGACCCTTATAACCTGTCACCATGAGGTCTGAGAAAAACCAAAGAAGTGGTACAAAGAAATTTGACTTCACTAGTATTCCTGTTTCGTCTCCTTAATGTAAATGGACAGGAATTGTTGATTGTATTCCATTCAATATGCTGTGTGAACTCAAGACTGTAACAAACGAATCATCGGACTCTTGAAGAGTCCTTTTAGGTCCTGTGGCATGacaaacacatcataaacttcCAATGAAAGATGCAGTCACATCAAGACATGACATGACGGATGAGATTAGATGAGATTGGATTTTCCGAAGCTGCAGAGCAATATTTCCCAGTTTAAACTTTACTACATCAATAACACACTATTGATGGTATAAGCATTTTACACACATTCAAATCGcttcattttaatgtcacaagATTGTTTTGCTTCAGGCTGCAGTGCTGATAATGTAAATTTAATGAAAAGGCACACTTGTGCTGTACAACAAACTAGTATCACACAGCCAATCACACATTTTGAATATGTGGTTGTGAGGTTGaaaacttattttcattttgtttgtgacaCCCACAATTCCTCATACTGCAAACTGACCATTGATAACTAGAAAAGTCTGTAGGCAAGTGTCCAGACATGATGTGATGGCCTAAGTCAACATGTGAAACACCACTCTGTGGCTCTTACTTCAGATGGACAGGGGTCACAGACGGCTGCCTGTGCCTTTGCACTGATTGTCCTTTAATAAAATCTGCAGTGCATGTTGTGTCTGCAGACAGACTGCCTGCACGCCGCATTGTCTTCAGCCAGCCTTTGTGATCGTCGGCTCACAGGGAGCGACCCAGATGTCTCCAGACTGCCTTTTCGTGTCAGTGTTGATTAGAGACTCTGCTGACTATTGTACTTGAGTTGATGTGGTCACTTTCTCTCATTACTTGTCTGATCTTATCAATGTCatatctgcagagaaaaaaaaaggtaaaagacGACAGTGTTAGTCCTACATTCTGTCCATATATATTCCTATTATGTGAAACCCAGGGTCTACTGGCATGACAGTTCTGACAGAGGCTGATGCGTAGAGACAGGAGCCTTAATTTGAGGCAGTGAGGTGTGAGGGGTGCTTGTTAGTTTGAGGAGCAGAGATTTCTGAGTAATGACTGATGAGTCATCATGGAGCCAAGTGCCCTTCCTGGCCCCTTGGCAGCCCCTCCGCACTCTCcgaaacaaacagataaacctTCTGAGGTTTTCTTCTCTAGACTGCTCATGTTCAGGTCCACATTACTTTCGTTTAATGTCAGTACAATCAGTCAGGCCTGACTTGTCTCTGAATTGGATTCCACTTATTGCCACAAATTGGTGTAATGACCACAAAATTACCATTTATTCATAGATTTGCTGcttggtgaagaaaaaaaaatcagtgctTCAGAATAAATCATTTTGACTTGAGTAGTAAATCTCTAACAGATAAGACACAGTTTGTAGCAATGCTGCTATGATgagacctctgacctctgagttCATGGGTTGATTTTCTAATGTAATTTTATGGACAGTAATATGTACCTTTAAGGCTCAGCTTAAAGTATTTCTTCATTACATTCCACAAcgtaaaacaacaaaatctgtcAATCATTTATTCTAAATTTCAGCCTGGCTGGTTCTGTACAGGGAACAATCCCTCCATGATGACACATGCGTGGGGATACTCGTGAAGTGGATGGAAACATAAATTACAGCCAGCATATAAAAACAATACTGAAAGCACATCATCAGGAGCCAACTCTTAAAAAAGGTCAGAACTTTACTGACTATTAAGATAAACTTCCGGAAAAGTCTGCTGTCCTCTTCGCTGCGTTGAGAGGGCACACACAtccaaagagaaaacagattaACTGCTTCTAAATAATAGAGCGCATTGAGATATGAGAGTGAAACATAGTCTTACAATGCTGGATAGAGTTGAAGGTTCTTGCCTCCTactaaagcagaaagaaaaaagtacttTTATGGGCCTTCAAGTGCAAACATCCTGAATTCCTAAATCGTCATAGCCAGGGAATGATATTAACAATCTGCAAATTAGAGCCTGCTTAAAGGACCCGTTTATAACTTACAGGATATTATATTAATGTGGATAagcaatatatatttaataaggGAAAGCtacaaaacatgaagaaaagaaCATGGTTAATTGCTTTGATCATTTTATGGGTGATCATTCTGCATGTATTCATTCTATCATGGTATTGGACAATATCCTTATAAGTATAACACAGTCAGTGATAACAGACAAACTATTAAACCAAGCACTAATATTGCCTTTCACCCCTCTGCTAGAATAGACTGATGGGAATTAAATTTGTGATGGTCAAAGCCTCAGCCACAGCAGCATTTCCTTCTACAGTCCCAGTTAGTCACAACAGTCCATGGTTGGTATTGGACAACAGCtggaaattattttcattaacatAAATGCAAAGATTAAAGATCAAATAGTTTTGAAGGACCCAATCTCACTCTAACAAGCTGAAACTACAGCAGTTATATTTGAAGTTTTAATGTTATCATACATTGGGAGTAGTCAGACTCACCCAAGAGGTCACATTTTGTCTCCCCACAGGACCTGAACAAAAAGGGCTTACAAAGACTTAAAAACcaggggagaaaagagaagtCCATCTTTAATTTTGTCTGACATTTGCTGGGTGAATGGAGTGGAGCATTTTCTCATCCCCTTCTCCATTAGTcaatgtctttattttccatttttacttCACAAAGTAGCAAAAGTACTGGACTAATAGACACGAGCGATGACCTTTTGTATTGGTGGCATAAGAGAAACCTTAGACTGAGAAAGCATGGGAGCTCTGCAAAAACAAGCTCTGCAAAAGAGGAAATCCAAGCAGCTTGAAGTGACAGCAATATTTCACTGCATGTGAGCTCATTTTTCTGAAATCCAATTCAAAACTATTCATGGTCAGGAAAAGGGTGTTtagcacacaaacaacaaatcttTGTACGGCGTTTGCTTTTACTCAGATTTGAGTTGGTTGGGCATGATGGTCGGAATCTGAGAGACACACTAATCTGGATGGCAGACGGGCTTTTACCCTGCAGGAGGACACTAAGCCACTTAACTGTAAAGCAAGGTGAGAGTGGCAAGAGGTGCagccaaatttaaaaacattcacattctgTGGATTTCCTGCTGGCGTCATACTTCAGGGTGACCgacacagaaaaaacacttttgcTTGCAATATGAAGGAAGTGCTGATCGTACAATTCCAGTGATAAAGTTTAGGAGAATATCTGGTCACACGCTCCCTCATTCAATATAGTATACTTCAGATTTAGGtctcctgtctgtgctgtgtgtctgtgatatTTTTGTCAGAGCCATTTTTGATGTTTCAACTCTTATATTGCTTCtgttatttttagatttatttggtCTTAAGGAGGTTTTGCTGCACGTAAACTTGGGAATAACTCAGAGCTTTGAAGCACAGGCTTgtaaagtttcatttttaaaaaaattttgtgCTCGTATTGTTTAAGCGCACGCATAGCTATGAAGGGTGGCTGTCAGTAAGAGTCCACTTTTAAAGAAAGATCCTCTTTCTGTGGTGAAGCAAATGGGAGGAACTGAGTATAAGAGGGCTGCTGAGGGaacaggcagcagagaggaagggaagcaTGTAGAGGAAGGCGGGGGGGTGGGCAGCTAGCTGAGAAGGGAGGAGCCTGAGGGCTTTGGCTCCTCACGCTTCCTCCTGATGTCACCATTCAGCTGCTGTAATTCAGTGTCCATGTGAAGCAAAGGCAGCCCAGTGAGGGGAGACAAGAGTAGGGGGAGGCAGACAGGGTGGGGAAAAGGCCGGTTGCATGGACAGTGAAAGCGCTCGGTAGAGCTCCTTAGTCAGTAGGCCTTGTAATCACTTGGCAAGTAACAACAATGGGGCCAGCGTGCCTGAGAAAATCCCCATCTGTAAGACGTCTGTGGCTGAGATCAGGCCTGCTAGTGCTATGAGTGCGTTtatgtgagtgagagagagtggaatgaagggaagaaaatgaGGGGAGGGAGAAAGATGTCGGGCAGTAATCTGTGAGTGGGGCTTGAATGCCATTGTTAGAGCTCAGGGCTCTGTGTTGCAGAGAGGGACAGCTGCCTCCGAGGCCTGCTAGACCATGTGAGACAGGCAACCCAGTTCACCGTCACtccaccacccccacctccccaaagacagacaggtggtGCCTGAACTCGGTCAGCTGGGAACCAAGGGAAGGAACTAGCCGGAATTTGGGGAGGGGTGTATTTAAagcttcctttttcttctccttactCTCAAGAAAAAGGGGCCTAGCAAAATTTTTCCAGGCACCGTTCAGAGCTGAAAGACAGAGTGTAGGAAGCTTTGGCGCTTGGCATGTGGGCCTGATAATTCAAACCATCCCAAGTCAGACTGAGAGAGCAGTTGCGAAGATGCAGCTTCAAAGTAGAGATTACAAACCCTGCTGGTGCATCAGTGGATCAAACATGAGGCTGAAGATTTGTACAGTCACGGGGCTGTGACGCATGAAGATGTGATGGGTGAGTTGACTTTGCTCTCTCAgggtgagggtgtgtgtgtgtgttttctgtatatTAGTTAGATCCATCTAATAAATGTAATCATTCTGATCCAAGTGACTGGTTCCACAAAGTGCTCATTGTCTCATCCGTGTCCATAAGTGTTCTAAAAACAATCATATGATGTTGAATCATGTTGGACTGCTCATCAGATATATTACATATCATCAGTGAATAATGATGCTGTACGGTTCCTGAATACACTACATGTGACCCACATGGTAGTTTTTTGGATAGCGTCTGTTCTTTCAGGCTTGTTTCTTTGGAGATAAATACAGTTGTGAAATCTTGATTCTTGTTTCTGCTCTCAATCTCATGCTGACTTTGTCAGCACGACTGCTTCACACAGCACAGCGTCATCATGAACCTGTATAATTAAAGCAACGATTCTGAACGTTAACTAGGCGATGTCACCTTCTCATAGACTGGTCTCCTGGTTTTCAGTACGCTGCCATAATCTGATCCCATTGCGAGAGAGGATTACATCCAATGTTTCTTTGATTACGCGGGTTTGTTTGAGTTTGTTGTGAATTTTTATTCTGAGGAAATAAAGATTTATCTCtgatttcactttaaattatCCACATCCTGAAACCATAATAAGACAAGATGGTGCTTACTGATGTAACACCGAAAAATTGAGAGCATTATATTCAACTCTTTGGAGCCTGACTTTTTAATTTGGATTGATTTGCTTTCTGCCTGAATATCCTTGGCATGAGTTTTTAGAGTCATTCAACATGTCACTGCCTATTATGCCTCCGATGACACAGACTTTGTTTTGCACCACTCCTTAAATTTTCATAGAAGTACTTCCTCTCATACAAGAAGCACAATGTAGTCTCAAGGTTATGGGAGGATGGTGCATTACAGACATAGATAGTCAAAGATGCAAAAGCAGCATGTGAAAGAGAAAACTCCAGTCTGCAATGCTGGTACTCACTGAAAAAAGGCGTTGTAGAAGAAACTTACAtaattgtttttactttgtgcGGCTAAAACGAAAAAAAATCCACCTAAAATTGACCACTGGcaaaaatgacatttctgctttgtatttATTGACGACTTTAAaacagtgtgtctttgtgtctggtGTCTGTTGGTGTAATCCTTTATGTGCTTATTTACAATATGACAGATGTACAACATGCCACTGGCACACTGAGATAATCTGTACTTGACCCAGTGATACAATTTCATGTAACAGCAAATCTGGCATTGAACAGAGAGCTACAGGGCATCCACTCATGAGACATTAGTGAAATCGTGTAAGCTTTGAAATTGTTTTATGTCTATATACACTTTTTGTTAATAGATGAACATACACTATACTTTTAACACCGCtgtaaacacagacatgttGGCTCCAGGACTGCATAGCTGTCTTGACTCAGAGTTTTTCCCTGCAGTGTTAATCACATGTGGTGAATTTTCTTCTCCGCATTAAGTTGATTTACATTTGCACTTAAAAAGCTAAACAACCGCTGGGTATTCGGGTGttagtgaaaaaagaaaagaagctcatctgaaagacacatttttataaGACAGGGAAGGCGTAAAATGTCAGCAGATACAGGCCTTGGATAAGGCTTTATAACATTAACAGCATAATGACTCATTTCTTCCTTGTGCTCATGCTGAGGGTAAGTGAATACGCCCTCTTCACCCTCGCCCTTCTTTGAATGCTTCCTCAAGGCTCCCTTGACCTATCTCCTGTTTCTCCCTGTGTTGCAGGTTAAGTGGTCCTCGTCTCCCCTTTGAATGTCTGTCACTATGGCCAAGCGCGAGACTGGCAGCACCAGCCCTGTGGTCAGGCAGATTGACAAGCAGTTCCTGGTCTGCAGCATCTGTTTGGACCATTATCACAACCCCAAGGTCCTTCCCTGCCTCCACACCTTCTGTGAGAAGTAAGCGCCAAATGAATGAGTCAGCTTTATTTGAACAAAACCTTTTGCACGGAACAAGTCAAAGTGCCTTGGTGACAGTCagtatgaaaacaaacactgaagcaATTCATATTttaagcaaaatgtaaaaaatgcagcttttaaacatttctaGTAGAATTAATAGATGGGCCATTATATTGGCCTTTGTGTAAGCTCTACTTGCAGTTGGTTCTTTATATGAGATGCATTAACAGGATAGTTCAAGATGTTTAATAACCCGGAATCACACCACAACCTACTCTTTCATCATTGCGGCTTTTGCATGATGTCAGGCACCAACCACTCCAGTCATGGCCACAGGAAAACTGACAGCATACTTAATGACACAGCATTGTTGGCAGCAAGCACTGATTTCCACAGCTTTGCTTCTCAGTTCTGTAAATAATTTGGTGCTCTGTTATGCCCAGGCAAAAAGTGGAGCAGAAGCTTGTTGAACTCTAAAAATCTTTTTGCATTGGTGTTGTGTTTCCACACCAGGTTGACTCCGGAGTAGGTGCCAGCCCTCTGATTTATCTCTTTTCTGTCCTGTCCCTGCGTAGGTGTCTTCAGAACTACATCCCTCCCCAGTCTTTGACGCTGTCCTGCCCAGTATGCAGACAAACATCTATTTTGCCAGAGAAAGGCGTGGCGGCCCTGCAGAATAACTTCTTCATCACAAACCTAATGGAGGTGTTACAGCGAGACCCGGAATGCAGCCGGCCCGAGGCCTGCAACGTTCTGGAGTCAGCGAGTGCAGCTACAGCCTGTCAGCCCCTCTCCTGCCCCAACCATGAGGGCAAGGTAGGTTAAATTACACAGCCCGATCGGCCACCAAGTTCACAGAGAGACAGTGTGCTTTTAGAAGATGTCATATTGTATCATTTTTGTCTGATATGTGTTGTATATTTAGCCGTAGATACGGTATAGCCTGTTCACTTCTCTCTTGCTCCACGGCACCATCTGCAGGTGATGGAGTTTTACTGCGAGTCTTGTGAGACAGCCATGTGTCTGGAGTGTACTGAGGGAGAACATAGGGAACATGTGACGGTTCCTCTGAGGGATGTGCTTGAACAGCATAAGTCAGCACTTAAAAATCAGCTTGACACGGTGCGCAACAGGTACAATTCTCAGAGCTTTTATCTTATTATGTCATTGTACTTGAAGGATCTTACCGCAAAGAATGCTATTGGAAAAGTGTTATTTAGTGTTTTAGTGTTCTTTTGCTTTCATCTGGCAGACTACCTCAGTTGACGGCTGCCATAGAGCTTGTGAATGAAATTTCCAAGCAGCTGGCAGAACGGAAAAATGAGGCAGTGACTGAAATTAGTGACACTTTTGATGATCTTGAGAAGGCCTTACACCAGCGCAAGACCGCCCTCATTACTGAGGtggaaaacatctgcagcacGAAGCAGAAGGTCAgagctctttctgtttttcttcctttttaattGGTAGAGAGTGAAAATTTGTCCACATAGTAGTCCAAGCACCAATGGCTGTCCCGCTTCTGCCCTTTTGGGTATTCATAGGTGCTTCAAGCACAGCTGACCTCTTTGCTTCAGGGCAAAGAAAATATCCAAAGCAGCTGCAACTTCACCGAGCAGGCCCTCAGCCATGGCAGTGCCACCGAGGTCCTGTTGGTCCAGAAACAAATGAGTGAGCGAGTCAGTGCCCTGGCACGACACAACTTTCCTGAACAGCCTCATGAAAATGGGCATCTGGAATGCCAGGTTGAGACAGATGGGCTGAGGCGCTCCATCCAAAACCTGGGAGTCCTTATCACGACAGGGGCTGTGGGCCATACTAGCGTTGCCACAGGTGAAGGCCTAAGACATGCGCTGGTCGGCCAGCACACCACAGTCACTGTCACTACTAAAGATAAGGATGGAGAACTGGTGAAGACTGGTAACGCTGCTCTAAGGGCAGAGATTATCTCTGCAGATGGAGTGTGCACTGAAGCCGAAGTGGTGGACAACAAAAATGGCACCTATGAGGTTGGATACACCATGCGCTCGGAGGGAGAATACAGCTTCTCTTTGCTGCTGTATGAACAGCCTGTGAGGGGGAGTCCGTACCGGTTGCGTGCCGTCAAACCGTCAGATGTCCTGCAGTCACCAGATGACGTGAAGAGAAGAGTGAAATCCCCAAGTGGAGGCGGAGGCCATGTTCGACAGAAGGCTGTGCGCAGGCCCTCCAGCATGTACAGTACCaccaagaaaaaggaaaacccTATAGAGGACGAGTTGATCTACAGAGTCGGTGGGTGAATTATTGGcgacatttgtttttaatgttgacaAGTGCCAAGTGAgctgcatgttgttgtttttttttttttttattattattttttcactAAAGCAGCTGCTCGCTGATATCGCTGGATGATTTAAGCACTTGGCATTGCAAGAGTAATCGGTTTTCAGGCCCCTTTGGTGAAAGCTGAAATATTTGAGTGAAGCACAGCAtaaccacacatgcacagtctTGAAGCAGccaaatgttttgttgatgtgGCAGGAACCAGAGGACGAGATAAAGGAGAGTTCACTAACTTACAAGGCATCTCGACCTCCAGTAATGGTCGGATCGTGGTGGCAGACAGCAACAATCAGTGCATACAGGTCAGTGTGTATTATTCTCCTGAGTGGCAGCGCTAACATGCAATCAATTCTTTAGTTGTGTATTTGAATTTTCCTCTTTGTCCAGGTATTCTCAAATGATGGGCAGTTTAAGATGAGGTTTGGCGTCAGGGGTCGTTCACCAGGCCAGCTGCAGCGCCCCACAGGGGTCACAGTAGACATGAATGGCGACATCATTGTAGCCGATTATGACAACAGATGGATTAGCATCTTCTCTTCGGATGGCAAGTTCAAGGTGAATGATCAGTAAGAAATAACTAATATGTTTTCATTGTACAGCTGAAGGTGTTCCACTGATTGACCAAATCTTCCCTGTGGCAGAACAAAATCGGTGCAGGAAGACTGATGGGACCAAAGGGTGTGGCCGTAGATAAGAATGGACATATCATCACTGTTGACAATAAGGCCTGCTGTGTCTTCATCTTCCAGTCGAATGGGAAGCTGGTGACGAAGTTCGGAGCCAGAGGAACATCAGACAGACACTTCGCAGGTACCTGCGTGTGAGCCGACGCTTTTGATCTGCAGTGTGATCTTTAATTGAATGAGATCTTTTCTAGTGAAAGAATGGGATGTACACCGAATGATGCTTCATGTTTCCGGGCATGTGGTTGGGCCAGATTTACCGTTTTATTCAAATTTCTACTTTGCAGGAacgttaatttttttttttt
It includes:
- the LOC115052800 gene encoding tripartite motif-containing protein 3-like isoform X1 — translated: MSVTMAKRETGSTSPVVRQIDKQFLVCSICLDHYHNPKVLPCLHTFCEKCLQNYIPPQSLTLSCPVCRQTSILPEKGVAALQNNFFITNLMEVLQRDPECSRPEACNVLESASAATACQPLSCPNHEGKVMEFYCESCETAMCLECTEGEHREHVTVPLRDVLEQHKSALKNQLDTVRNRLPQLTAAIELVNEISKQLAERKNEAVTEISDTFDDLEKALHQRKTALITEVENICSTKQKVLQAQLTSLLQGKENIQSSCNFTEQALSHGSATEVLLVQKQMSERVSALARHNFPEQPHENGHLECQVETDGLRRSIQNLGVLITTGAVGHTSVATGEGLRHALVGQHTTVTVTTKDKDGELVKTGNAALRAEIISADGVCTEAEVVDNKNGTYEVGYTMRSEGEYSFSLLLYEQPVRGSPYRLRAVKPSDVLQSPDDVKRRVKSPSGGGGHVRQKAVRRPSSMYSTTKKKENPIEDELIYRVGTRGRDKGEFTNLQGISTSSNGRIVVADSNNQCIQVFSNDGQFKMRFGVRGRSPGQLQRPTGVTVDMNGDIIVADYDNRWISIFSSDGKFKNKIGAGRLMGPKGVAVDKNGHIITVDNKACCVFIFQSNGKLVTKFGARGTSDRHFAEKSGANIALEQKLSKSGPVFSPHFVAVNNKNEIVVTDFHNHSVKVYNADGEFLFKFGSHGEGNGQFNAPTGVAVDSNGNIIVADWGNSRIQVFDSSGSFLSYINTSADPLYGPQGLALTSDGHVAVADSGNHCFKVYRYLQ
- the LOC115052800 gene encoding tripartite motif-containing protein 3-like isoform X2: MSVTMAKRETGSTSPVVRQIDKQFLVCSICLDHYHNPKVLPCLHTFCEKCLQNYIPPQSLTLSCPVCRQTSILPEKGVAALQNNFFITNLMEVLQRDPECSRPEACNVLESASAATACQPLSCPNHEGKVMEFYCESCETAMCLECTEGEHREHVTVPLRDVLEQHKSALKNQLDTVRNRLPQLTAAIELVNEISKQLAERKNEAVTEISDTFDDLEKALHQRKTALITEVENICSTKQKVLQAQLTSLLQGKENIQSSCNFTEQALSHGSATEVLLVQKQMSERVSALARHNFPEQPHENGHLECQVETDGLRRSIQNLGVLITTGAVGHTSVATGEGLRHALVGQHTTVTVTTKDKDGELVKTGNAALRAEIISADGVCTEAEVVDNKNGTYEVGYTMRSEGEYSFSLLLYEQPVRGSPYRLRAVKPSDVLQSPDDVKRRVKSPSGGGGHVRQKAVRRPSSMYSTTKKKENPIEDELIYRVGTRGRDKGEFTNLQGISTSSNGRIVVADSNNQCIQVFSNDGQFKMRFGVRGRSPGQLQRPTGVTVDMNGDIIVADYDNRWISIFSSDGKFKNKIGAGRLMGPKGVAVDKNGHIITVDNKACCVFIFQSNGKLVTKFGARGTSDRHFAGPHFVAVNNKNEIVVTDFHNHSVKVYNADGEFLFKFGSHGEGNGQFNAPTGVAVDSNGNIIVADWGNSRIQVFDSSGSFLSYINTSADPLYGPQGLALTSDGHVAVADSGNHCFKVYRYLQ